The window TCCTCCACAACGGACAAACCAGTAGCATAATAAAACCGTTAAGAGGACTCAGACAGGGGGATCCACTCTCTTAGTTCTTATTTCTGATCTGCGCGGAAGGACTCTCGGCTCTATTGTAGGCTAAGGAAAACGCGAGACTGCTTTATGGTTGCGTGGTAGCTCGATCGGTGCCCCAGGTTTCTCACCTATTCTTCGCTGACGACAGTTTCCTCTTTTTCAAAGTGAAGCCTCATGAAGCCGACACTATCTTGGGCTGTCTAAAGGACTATGAAGCTGCATCAAGACAACTAATTAATTACCAAAAGTCATCTATGGTATTTAGCAAAGGGGTTACACTGGCAACCAAGCTGCTAATTGTATCACGGTTGGGAGTTGAGGAGGTGTCGGAATTGGGAATGTACTTAGGGGCCCCAATCACGATTGGGAGAAGTAAAATGCAAGCGTTTGGCCATATTAAGGAAAGGATTTGGAACCGTATAAATAACTGGAAAGAAAGGTTTCTTTCACACGCTGGTAAAGAGGTACTCATCAAAGCGGTCTTACAATCCATCCCGACTTTCATCATAAGTGTGTTTCAAATGACAGAGCAGTTCTACGATGATGTTAGTAAAATGTTGAATCAGTTTTAGTGGAGGACTTCGGGAGGGAATAATTCAGGCATTCATTGGCAACAATGGTCAACACTGTGCAAACCGAAAAGTCTAGGAGGAATGGGCTTCCGGAATATCAAGCACTTCAATTTAGCGTTATTGGCGAAACAGGGATGGAGAATTATACAGGAGCCAGAGTCTCTCGTGGCTAAAGTCTtgaaagctaaatatttccctCATCTCTCATTTCAAGAAGCTAGCCTGGGTCACAACTCGTCATATGTCTGGAGAAGTATATTAGCAGGTCGTGATTTGCTGTTAAAAAGGACTGAGAAGTAAAGTTGGAAGTGGTATATCGATCCCAATTTGGGATAGCGCGTGGTTACCTGATCGTCTTAATCCCAGGCCAACCAGTCCGAGGGACTTCAGTCTCCCCATGGGTACTGTTCGTGATCTAATTGGCGGAGATGGTAGATGGGATAAGAGCTTGGTACAACGGATATTCAACCAGCGGGACCAAAGACTCATTCTGGCTATCCCAAGAAGTCGATTAACATAAGAAGATGGATGGTTTTGGGGACCGGAGGCGCGAGGAGACTACACAGTTCGTAGTGGCTACAGGTTAAGTACAGGAGAGTTCTCAGATGATAGCCCAGGTTTGCAAAGTTTTTGGAAACATGTTTGGCCGTTGGATGTTGCACCTAAAATTAAGAACTGTGTTTGGAGATTATTGTCTAAAGTACTGCCCACTATGCATAATCTGGCATCAAGACATAGCAGCTTGCAGAATATCTGTACGGTGTGTGGAATGGAAGACGAAACCGAACAGCACCTCGCTGTTGAGTGTGATTTCACTAAAAGGGTATGGGTGCTCTTATTCGGAGACGAGAGGATGTCGTCAATTGCGGATTTCTTGGACTGGTTCAAGAGTTTTCTCGCAAACAGCAGGAGTGAGGCTGTACGGGAAGTAGTAGTGGGAGTCTGGGAAATTTGGAAGCACAGAAACGATGTAATCTGGAGTCAAGACAGGTGCAGCGCTAGAGGAGTAATGTTGCGGATTCGTAATGAACTGAGGGAGTGGAAGATAGCTAAGGAAGCCTGGAATCCTCATCAGCGACAGCTCGCAACAGCAGCTCCAACTAATTGGCATCATCCGGATGAAGGCTCCTTAGCATGTAATGTCGACGCATGCACATTCGAGGAGCCAGGTTGCAACTCTATAGGATTCATTGTACATGATTCTGCAGGGAGGTGCATTTACGCATTCCATGGAGCTTTAGAGAGTCTATACGAACCTGTCTTGGCAGAGGCATTTGCACTGAAGGAAGCGCTCTCATGGATAAAAGAAAGTAATCTCAGGAATATTGACATTCGTACATATTGCCTTTCTATCGTTCAAGCACTTCAGAGTCAGCAGTTACATAATTCTTATTTTTCGgatattctttcatttatttctgctTTATTACAAGAGTTAGGTTCAGTAACAATCTCTTTTGTTAAACGTTCAGCAAACATAGCGGCCCATAGATTAGCTCGGGCGGTTGTGTCGGAGTCTGTTCGTAAGGAGTGGACATGTCCACCTCCTTTCCTGATCGATGTTCTTTTGGCCGATTCGGctctttaatttaattgattctttaaaaaaaaacaacgaAACCAAACGGCCCTAGTTTCATActagaatttttttatataaaaattactaaaaattTCTTGCTTATAGGATTTATTTCCATGcttattatttaaatattataatatattttttttaatcggtctatttaaattttctgttaaattagaataaaattgaCTTTGTTTAGTAATGTTAGGAATCCAATTGCACCATTTCGTAAATTACACTTTCAATAAAGAACGATAGACTCAAATTTAGACTTTATACCTTATTAAACTCACCATTTCTTCTTAGATTCATGACCAAATTCAATTCAgtaatagtataaaattaatacaataatttttagggtaaattctaaaaaataccTATTTAGTTATACTTTTTATCAATTGCATTAGCActattacataaaataaaaaatttcccTTAATACCGTTAAAGTGGTGACATGACACTGAAACATTTTCATTCCAGAAATATTTCGGTACGTTAACTTGGTCAAATTGtgagaaaaaaattatataatttttttattttttatttttttctctagTTCTCTCacgtcttcttcttctctctctttctacAACGTTTCCACCAGCCATAATtcacccctaacgttgataagttaGGCAAATTTacgaaataattcatcaaaatatcTTCCCAATCATGAATTTTATCGTCTACACTAACATACATCATTTTATAACACATTAGtaacataaaaaaacatatgaatagacgtgaaaaatattaaaaaattatactgtattttgtacgagttggacaatttttttttgtcaaatccaaaaatattaatctccaattttatttttaaaatgtgaAATCTTTTTTATAACCAACTTGCTAACATGAAGAAACAAACTATCTACTCACTTAATCTTGTCATCCATCTATACTAATATttacgtcattttatcactcatcaataacataaaaaaaaacataacaatagacgtgataaaaataaaaaattatactctattttgtacgagttagataaaaaatgcaaaattttatCGAATTCAAAAATATTAAcctccaattttatttttatatatgtgacagcttttttagaaccaacttgCCAACGTGAAAGAACAATTtatcataaaaataataatttctgaaattgatccaatttaccAATGTTACGGGTGGAATTGGTAAAATTTCTTTTGGCCGCCAAAGTTAGAGACAAAATTGCTCGTGACGGTGGATATTTTATACCTTATCCTTTGTTAAAACCTCAACTTACTCAATAGAAACACAATCCATAAAAATTATATGCATTAATTAGCAAATACTATGAAACAATAGGTGAAAAAGTAAAAGCAAACATTGTATATAGATTATGATTTAGTCCAATTTCTGAACTTAAGAATGAGATGAACAACAATTCCACAGAGAAATCCAAGTGCAGCACTAGAACCCATAAGTGAAACAGCAGTAGATATAAGCATAACAAATGCTTCCTCTTTTGTGTTAATATCTCTTGAACTCAAACTCAATTCAATCCCAGCAAACAATAGCAAAACCCCTAATATCCCTACTGGAAATTGTCTCAAAACCACAACCAGAGAACTTCCTAAAACTAAACCCAAAACCACTTTAGCTACACCCAAAACAGCCACACACCCACCACTCCTTCCCCCAAACTTATACTGCCCAGCTAGCCCTCCTGCACCATGACAACATGGCATTGCCCCAAACCAACATCCCACTATGTTCATCATTCCTACTGTCACTGATATAGATGTCACTGTAAATTCTTCCCCTGGAAATAGATCACATGATAGCTTCCTCACTGCTATTACTGAATTCAgaattgataatgggagttgtGGAATTGTTCCCTTTATGAACCCTTCTTTCCATGCTTTTTTTGAGATCTTCACTAATTCAATTGAAGATGGACCTATTGTAATCTCTCTCAAATTCACCCCTCTTATACATGCCAAAATCACACCTAGCAAGAACACCATAAAAGCTGAGGGAAGTGAGGTGATGAATTTCATcactctcttcttcctcttcttcccctCTGAATTGCTATTGTTATCATCTATTTGATTATCACTCTCTAACTCTAATTCTATTTCTTCACCTGCACCATTTACTACAATAAtaaagcaacaacaaacaatgGCTAAAATCAATCCATCTAACCCTAACCAGTGCCGGTTTCCCCCAATTTTCGATGTTGAGAagttttgaagttttcttatataCTTAACAGCAGTTATCGCAAACGATAAACCTTGTGAAAGCTGAATGCCTCTAACAACAGATAAAGGAATTAGGGTATAAACAAGGTGCATTAACCCTGTAACGCCTAAGATAAAGAGAATCACACCTGTGCAAATTCCTGCCGCCATAATCTCCGGGATACCAAATTCTTCATCAGAAGCGTTGGATATAGCGGCGGCTGCAATTGATTTCATGGGCTGAACCGGCATTGGGACACCGTAGATAGCACCGGTGATTATGTTGTAAACGCCTGTGAAGATCAATGTTGTGCCCATGTTAAGATGAGTAACGAGAGTTAATGCCAGTACTATTGGTATATAAGTTCCTAAATCTCCCATCGCGCCATTCACTTCTCCCCATTTTGATTTGAACCGGAGATTTTTTCTTACTTTACGAGCTACGGAGGCTGCAATTTTGGAAGATTGGGATTGGAGATTATCATGAATGGGCATTTGCATTTGCTGGCTTTGGGATTCCATTTTTGTGATTGTTAGTTAACAAGGGAATGAAGTTCAGACTGAGGGAGGCTGAGGTTCCTTTTATATTTTGCCAAAGGGTGCATAATCAATGGTCAAAATGACCCCAAGCTAGCTTGATTCTGAGGCAGTTGACTTTGTTTTTGATTTGTTGGATTTTTTAATTAGGATATGAGAAGACTTTTTGGAATTGTTGGATTGATCGTAAGCAGCACGTCTTCTTCAATGAAGTCATCATGACCGAAGCCGATttattttacctactgtttattGTTGGAAAAATCTGTTtatccaaaaagcagagattcctgTTTTTATAAAATGCTAACTTCCCGAATCCCACGACTTGCTCTATCAAAATACTGATACCTACGACATGTCATAAACATGATTAGAGAAGTAGCCACATGCCATCCACATGATTGCTAGGTGTcaaaaacggaaaaaaaaaatcacactaACTGATATTTGGCAGCCATGTGACATCTGTATAACTATTGGTCCAATCATGTTTGTGACATGTTAATAAAGTATCGTTTACGTCAGCATTCTGGTGGAGCAAGTCGTTGGATTTGGGCTTGGTGATTTTGTTAACGGAGATGTGTTACTTTAGTGATTTTGTTGTCTCAAAATCTACTTTGATCATCGACGTAAATAACATCTACTTCAATGACAGTGATTGCTTTTTACCCATATTTAATTATGTTGTATAAAATATTGGGTTTTTTTTATTCGGTTGTTAGTTGATAGTTGTTTATGttgttgttagttgtttgttgtttCACTTAGCTATTTTATGTTGGTGTTAGTTGTTTGTTACTTGTTATTTATTGGTTAATTATTACTTGTTATTTAGAACATGATAAGGTCTGAATCTGGTCCATTAGGCCCAATCCAACCTCGTAGGGCCCAATGGCTAACCCAAAGCTCACACGGCCCATAAGCAGAGGCCTATAAAAACACATACAGACTCTCCTCAATGGTACGTGCGATAACCCTAACACCTCGACTATATTATTTGCACTCCTCGATTAGAACTACTAACTGTCTTAATCATCGGAGTGTTCTCAGGGACCGATCCCCACACAGGGACGCAGCCCCGAAGACCCGATGCTCACAAAAGACCCTCGAAAAGCCACACGGTGCAACCTCGGTCACTGTATAGTCTTACACTTAATTagaacatattttaaattaattaataaataaattataaaaaatagaaattaataaacataatctaaataataattaaaaacaataatttattaaatataaaaaaattatttcatcaataatattataaaaataaaaacgtaGTGGGGGTTAGTTTTCccagactgatcccgggttaagcgtctttgtttgttttttgttttttcttttctttcctaccaaaaaaaaagataagaacaatattaaaaaaatgttttatgaattttttttcaaaattaaataaatacaaacaaTTTTTTCATCAAAAACTCCAAAACGCtcctatttttataaaaaaaaattaaaaaaaaaaataaaagttgatTGCTTAAATTTTAAAAAGGGAAACATCTTCGAAAGCCCAATAACTTTTAATAAACATTTATAGGATAAAACTGATGGATATAATTTAAATCTGTATGAATAGGATATATTCCATTTGGTTCATACGTACGAGTTTAAAAAGATAGTGTAATATAATAGTCCAATTAACTATGAGTGGTTGAGATGCTTTGCTTAATTTTCAAGCATTTATATAGATTGCAATTTCAAGTAAATATTTCCATAAGAGTATTCTTTTATTTATGGCTTCTTAAAGTAAGGTGTAAGATTTATAgaaattattacttaatttaaCTAAATTCACTTAGAGATTGTAAATAAAAACCATGCTGATTTTTGTATGAATTCATTATTAACTTGTTTAAGAAGCTTGATTAGCCACAGGGCTCGGGGGGCCGGAGCCCCCCTGGCCACCGGCTCCGCCCTTGAGTAATTTTCGTTTTGTTCCCTATAGCCCTCCTAAAATTCGTATACATTGATtttatgtagtattatttcaatgtttgaAAAtggatgagatggttaaggataCATGCTTATATTCAAAAGGTCCTAGGTTTAACTCTCCaaaatctcattttattttagaaagtttttctttattttaagtttatttttcaataattataaaacatgctactattattaatttaaatgataacacttttaaattcatttttattatgtctttgccattaaaaaaattaatttcttatttttgagattCAAATAACTTagtttttagattaaattttaatttatgaaagatataaaaaatttaaaaataaaaacggtaaaaatgttataattttttagaaactagcattgaactaatagaaaattaaatatgtttactatTTTCACGTTGTACACTTTTAATGTTTACTCGAACACACTGTCGGACactttttaatgttttagcgaACACACCAAAACGACGGTGTGTTcgctaaaacattaaaagtgtccaacgtgaaaagagtaaacatatttaattttctattagttcaatgctagtttctaaaaatgataacatttttacaattttaacgCGTtggaaactaaaaaaaatttgtccaaccctaacgggctggactttgaaaatttacctttAACCCCAcggctaaaattagccccccaagCCTAaattcctggctccgccactgattAGCCCTTGGATATTTAAAGTAGTCTTTATGACCTCTTCAACTGTGGGAAATGGCTTTAATTTATTGTAAGAGATGGTAAGAAAATGACTTTGATATGTGTGAGTATATTTGTAAATTGTGGTTTTGTTCTTAGGAGCTCTTTTTctatcccacatgggaaacttatCAAAGTTTCTAAGGGTATATAAAGAGTTGGGCTTTATAAGCTTTTAAATTGTGTTTAGTGGGTTTTGGCAataccacacgcgcgcgcgcTCGCTTGTTCGCGTGACGCCCGTCCCGACTGGACTGGgcccaaattttatttttatttttaattttcttcaCAATATCCGTTTCACTCCTTTGAAGTtttcttcaacaatttatttagTCAAAAAACGGATCTGATTTTTCTCTTGTTCTACCTCCACATTCTAACGTTCATATACACGTTCTAACGTTCTTATTTTTCAAGCTTATAAATACATTGAGTTTTCAACTTTGAAGATACACAGTTTTTTAATCTTTTCTCTTCACAATCTTTCTGGGCAATTAAACACTCTTGCTGTTCCATTACCTTCGACTTTGAGTGCACAAGTTCGAAGGTctctgtgttaaccttggggagcgacCGGATTTCAGATTGCACCTCggtctgccgaaatcgctttcaaggcagtggTTTCCGCCACGGCACAGTTCGATTTCTGTTTCTGATTACGATTGTTTTTTCTGTAACCCTACTCTTTTCTAAcgtcaacttgtttaaaatttCTTGATAACTCTTTCAACTTAGTTGAGTAAGTAggaatttcatttttaatatgttttaatctattctgTGAATTGTGTAATAACATTTCAAGACGCGTGCAACATATTTTATACATGCAACTTGCATTTTTGCAACAAAGTGATTAATTGACttcattttaaataatttaaaggAGCTATCGAGaattttaagcaagttaaggAGGATcgagatactttgaaagttcaaagggacaatcaaatttttttggacaagttcggagaacaaatgatatattaagccttatatatatataaagaaattTCTATATGTTATATGTATAATTAAAAGTCAATTCAACGAGTGGTGAATATTGGATTGAGCTACTGGGGCCAATTTATACATACGTCcatgattttctttttcttttttctaaatTGAactttgtttaattttttttatatatatacaatgtTATTATTTGAATGTTTCATaaccattttttattatattactgtaaaactttttaaaattgTGTTAGATTTAGACCATAAAAATAAGATTggatcattttaaacaaatttatcttCAATCATATATATTAATGAAGTTGGATTTTATAACTAAATACAAGCTAATTAActatcattaacttttatttaacACGGATAGAAGGTCCAAATCATCCATGGTAGGGATAATTTCATCGACCGGGAGACAGAACCATTCATGTAAGGGTGGTTCCGGTGGTCGGAGGGTCTGGTCCCCTCCAGGCCCACCTCTGTTTCTGTCTATGATTGCAACGCACAAAATTGTTGCTATATATTTagcaataatattttaaaattgatgTTATAGGTTGTATATATTAACGGCAGTAATTTCAAACTTTTTATATGCTATATAAATAGCAATAATGTTTTAAAAGGTATGTTTGGTAGACCATAAACCATAATAGACCTTGTAATGTTGCAACTGTTGAGTCCCTACTTCAAAAATGCTCATATCATAACTAAATAAGTTAAATGAGTCTCTACTCAATGGGTGAGAATGCTTACTATTTATGCTCAAAGCTCAATTTCCCCAATTCATGCATTCTTGTATTATCACATACAAAAGAAGAGatacaaaagaagaaataaatagAGGGATTAAAAGAGTCATTCTACAATGTAAGatagttatattatattatttaaccTGAACTATATCTAACTTGGTCGAAGCTAGGAAAGTTGTCAGCGGACGGTTTATAGAAAAGGTTCATAGAAAAGTGGTGTGTAACCATCTATCTTGTCCTATTCTTTATTTAAAGAGAATATGCTTTTACCAGATGATTATGCAATCTATCTATACAATATACTAAATCGGTAGAAAATAATGTTGATGTGTCATCATTTAAACATGTCTATAGCTTATGTgtcaattttttaaattatttgaaCTCCTCTCCTTTTGGATTATTACTTTTGTCTTTGGCTTTGCCTACGGTGGTTAATGGTCATAACTGTTTCCATAAAACTACCCACGTTCATAATTTGCCCACGCTGCTTTCATTTTCTTGTGCTGTTTTCACTTTTCTTTCTGTATCTATCTAGGATACCTAAAATCGTTCCTTAGGTAAATTACTTTCTTACTTCTTCTATTCTCCGAAAATTTCTTCTTCAATTCTTCCATAGGTTTATCGGATTATCTATTTGATTGCTAACAAATGGAAATTTGTTCTTCAATTCTGCCATAGGTTTATCGGATTGTCTATTTGATTACTAACAAAGCCCTATTTGGATGATGTTTTCAAGTCTCTATTttctgagattttttttttatttgtgatGCTCTGAAATTAATATTCTGGGTTTTCTATTTCATAAATTAGCAGGCGAGCAAAATATAGGACAAGTTGATCTTTTATGattctttttttaaaaagtgGGTTTCATTTTGCATTTGCATTATCATGTgagttttgttctttttttattattattcagaTTGGTTACACTTTATACTTGCAGGTATAAGGGTGAAGACATAAAACTACAAACCTGGGAAAATCATGTGAAGAGGAAAGCAGGAAATGACAATGGAGAAACTAGAGGTACTTATTATATTTAGATTGTTAATTATGAAATTAacacccttttttttttatcaaattcttTATCAAGATCAGTTCAAATACATTATATCCTTCTAAAGAAATTTTCTTTAGGAAAGTGGTGTACATTTTCCGATTGAGGCTACATGTATATTCATATCAATTAGTTTTGTAAATAATGTCAATTTTAAGTTATGATTCTTCTATTGAATTATAAATATTGGCAATGGCATAGGTGATCCAGTAATATTTTTCTCGAGTGTATTGTTTGAAATATTGTgcttatatatatagtatagatatggGTGTTTGGCTAAGATTGAGTTCATCTCATCTGCAAAACTTGAATTTATGTGTTATGACATATGGTAAGAAAGTTGATAATAGTTCTCTGATAACCGTAAAGTATGCTGCTTACATACTAGCAGAAGATGAGCACTGTCATCTTAGCATAAACTATGTCATACTATTTTCCTGATTTACTATGCAGGAAGTTTTTGGATCTTTTCTCCTGTTTCATCTTTGCCTTTTACAtgtatgtttttattttctttgctttgctttcgtCTTATTTACGGATTGCTTTTCTTATCCTTCTTATTGTAATTCCCTTTGCTTATAACAGATATATGGGCTAAGATTGCATTACTAGAATCTCTGCAAACAAGGAACAGGTATGACTTCTTAGACATTTAAAATTGATAGCCATAATTGAACTCCATTTTCATAGTTTGTTTAATAGAGAACTAGATCCTTACAATTAATTAACCTCAGTCCTTTTGAGTTCTATTCATGAATGCATCCcacatataattatatttatatttaggcATGAGCATCGACTTATACGCATTCATGAACTAAGTGACCCATGAAgcttaataaattatgaactcTAAATTGTTTGCTACTTTATTGCTGCAGATATATAGAATTACGGTAGATATTTTGCTATGATCTTTTGATTTCTGCTATTGAGTCATAGAAGTAATTAGAGCTCCTCCAACCATGAATTAAGCCTTTTCTGCTTTAAACCGTACGGTTAGAGAAACCATTTTTCAGTTTCAATTCTGTATTCTAATTAAGCTCATTCTTTGTATGTTTTTACAGGATTTTATTGGAAAACTATCAAATTATGGGCTTAATTGGAATGAAAATTGCATTAGGAGCAGCTAAGGGATTTGAATTTCTCCATCAAACTGGTCCACCTGTTATTTACAGAGATTTAAAATCTTCTAACGTTTTGCTGGATTCTAGCCTCTTCTACTTTCAACCGTGTTGTTAGGGAAACGATTTGtgattttaattttctattCTAATTAAGATCATTCTTTGTATGTTTTTATAGGATTTTATTGGAAAACTGTCAGTTTTTATAGAGATTTGTATGTTATAGGTTTTgattagctttttttttttttttttttttttttttttttttttttttttgataaaatgccaTATATCATTCCATTAGCTTAATAATACAAATACAGCACGGAAAAAaaagaggaataaaacctccATCCCATACAGGCAAAGACTCACAAAGGAAAGAGAAGACTACAACGAGCAATAcatagactacaaagagcaataaaagactacaaagagcact is drawn from Euphorbia lathyris chromosome 9, ddEupLath1.1, whole genome shotgun sequence and contains these coding sequences:
- the LOC136205389 gene encoding molybdate transporter 1 is translated as MESQSQQMQMPIHDNLQSQSSKIAASVARKVRKNLRFKSKWGEVNGAMGDLGTYIPIVLALTLVTHLNMGTTLIFTGVYNIITGAIYGVPMPVQPMKSIAAAAISNASDEEFGIPEIMAAGICTGVILFILGVTGLMHLVYTLIPLSVVRGIQLSQGLSFAITAVKYIRKLQNFSTSKIGGNRHWLGLDGLILAIVCCCFIIVVNGAGEEIELELESDNQIDDNNSNSEGKKRKKRVMKFITSLPSAFMVFLLGVILACIRGVNLREITIGPSSIELVKISKKAWKEGFIKGTIPQLPLSILNSVIAVRKLSCDLFPGEEFTVTSISVTVGMMNIVGCWFGAMPCCHGAGGLAGQYKFGGRSGGCVAVLGVAKVVLGLVLGSSLVVVLRQFPVGILGVLLLFAGIELSLSSRDINTKEEAFVMLISTAVSLMGSSAALGFLCGIVVHLILKFRNWTKS